A portion of the Podospora pseudoanserina strain CBS 124.78 chromosome 2, whole genome shotgun sequence genome contains these proteins:
- the CCG6 gene encoding clock-controlled protein 6 (COG:S; EggNog:ENOG503P7AR), whose product MKFSTAVLALAAGANAFKNVTYTTEVVTAITTYCPEPTTVEYGGTTYTITEATTLTITDCPCTVKKPVTTISSVICHDCAPVYHNSTVAPGPTTTPVGTIGQPAPTQPPLATAGAGKAAALSGGALAGVLGFVALAL is encoded by the exons ATGAAGTTCTCCACTGCCGTCcttgccctcgccgccggcgccAACGCCTTCAAGAACGTCACCTACACCACCGAGGTCGTCactgccatcaccacctaCTGCCCCGAGCCCACCACTGTCGAGTATGGCGGCACCACCTACACCATCACTGAG GCCACCACTCTGACCATCACCGACTGCCCTTGCACTGTCAAGAAGCCTGTCACTACCATCTCGTCAGTGATCTGCCACGACTG TGCCCCTGTTTACCACAACAGCACCGTTGCCCCtggccccaccaccacccccgttgGCACCATCGGCCAGCCCGCCCCCACCCAGCCTCCTCTCGCCACTGCTGGTGCCGGCAAGGCTGCTGCCCTCTCCGGCGGTGCCCTCGCTGGTGTCCTCGGCTTCGTTGCCCTTGCCCTCTAA
- a CDS encoding hypothetical protein (COG:I; EggNog:ENOG503NYF6), with amino-acid sequence MTKDHPQNHTQTHSLTSPETFWSHQADQLHWHKKPATVLQKTIKQLPSGISHDHWAWFPDGEISTCYNCIDRHVLAGRGDAPAILYDSPVTNKKETYTYARLLDEVEIFAGVLREEGVKKGDVVLVYMPMIPAALIGILAINRLGAIHAVVFGGFASGALAQRIEASKPVAILTASCGIEGNKGPIGYQGFVEEAMKISSWRPPKTIIWQRDELPWRPIDRANGQRKWQALVKSCRARGWRAACVPVKSTDGVYIIYTSGTTGLPKGVLREAGGHAVGLHLMISYLFGVHGPGDVMGCYSDIGWVVSHSYTLYGPLLTGAATVLYEGKPVGTPDASAFWRLAEEYKINTMFTAPTALRAIRKEDPDNIHFSRVGERGGLRNLRALFLAGERSEPSIITMYQDLLAKHAAPGALVIDNWWSSESGSPISGIALVPHAGHDRTNPTSSASHPPLKIKPGSAGKAMPGFDVRVVSDSGEPLSPNTMGNIVLGLPLAPTAFRTLWGDEERFYKGYLKRFDGKYIDTGDAGVIDEDGYIHIMARSDDIINVAAHRLSTGQLEQAITTHPDVTEACVVGIPDALKGQMPFAFISTSHGAATTKEKKEKLFQEIQTLVRKQVGAIASLGGMIEGKGMIPKTRSGKTLRRVLKELLENAVHGEVDKELNVPSTVEDMGVVEVARGKVREYFVELERKGKWHASIEGREKAKL; translated from the exons ATGACCAAagaccacccccaaaaccacaccCAAACacactccctcacctcccccgaaaCCTTCTGGTCTCACCAAGCCGATCAACTTCATTGGCACAAGAAACCCGCCACCGTCCTCCAAAAGACAATCAAACAACTCCCTTCTGGTATCTCTCACGACCACTGGGCCTGGTTCCCTGACGGCGAGATCTCCACATGCTACAACTGCATCGATCGTCACGTCCTTGCTGGCAGGGGGGATGCTCCTGCCATCTTGTATGACAGCCCGGTCACGAACAAGAAGGAGACATACACCTATGCCAGGTTACTCGACGAGGTGGAGATCTTTGCGGGTGTGctgagagaggagggggtgaagaagggggatgtggtgctTGTTTATA TGCCCATGATACCCGCTGCCCTGATCGGGATTCTAGCTATCAATCGTCTTGGTGCGATCCATGCCGTTGTGTTTGGCGGTTTTGCTTCTGGGGCACTGGCCCAAAGAATTGAGGCTTCGAAGCCGGTTGCTATCCTGACTGCTTCTTGCGGGATAGAGGGGAATAAGGGGCCGATTGGGTACCAGGgttttgtggaggaggcgatgaagaTTTCGAGTTGGAGGCCGCCAAAGACTATTATTTG GCAAAGAGACGAGCTGCCATGGCGACCCATTGATAGAGCGAATGGCCAACGAAAATGGCAGGCCCTGGTCAAGAGCTGCCGTGCTAGAGGTTGGCGAGCGGCGTGTGTTCCTGTCAAGTCGACAGATGGCGTCTACATCATCTACACCAGTGGCACGACGGGTCTGCCAAAGGGTGTGCTGAGAGAAGCTGGCGGCCATGCCGTCGGTCTGCACCTGATGATCTCGTATCTCTTTGGTGTCCATGGTCCTGGTGATGTG ATGGGATGCTACAGCGATATTGGCTGGGTCGTCTCTCACAGCTATACTTTATACGGCCCCCTCTTGACCGGCGCTGCAACCGTCTTATATGAGGGCAAGCCAGTCGGCACCCCTGATGCTTCGGCCTTCTGGCGTCTGGCCGAAGAGTACAAGATCAACACCATGTTCACTGCCCCCACGGCCCTCCGCGCAATCCGCAAAGAAGATCCGGATAACATCCATTTCTCTCGCGTTGGTGAGCGCGGAGGTCTCAGGAACCTTCGAGCACTATTCCTGGCCGGCGAAAGATCAGaaccatccatcatcaccatgtaTCAGGACCTGCTAGCCAAACATGCTGCACCTGGCGCACTGGTGATCGACAACTGGTGGTCATCCGAATCCGGCTCCCCCATCTCGGGCATCGCTCTCGTGCCCCATGCAGGTCATGACAgaaccaaccccacctcctctgcctcacacccaCCGCTGAAGATAAAACCTGGTTCGGCAGGCAAAGCTATGCCTGGATTTGATGTCCGCGTCGTGTCTGACTCTGGTGAACCTCTATCACCAAACACCATGGGCAATATTGTTCTAGGCCTCCCACTTGCCCCTACTGCTTTCAGGACACTGTGGGGAGATGAGGAAAGGTTCTACAAGGGTTACCTCAAACGCTTCGATGGGAAGTACATCGACACCGGTGACGCAGGTGTcattgatgaggatggcTACATCCATATCATGGCACGCTCAGACGACATCATCAATGTGGCTGCTCATCGGTTGTCCACTGGCCAACTGGAGCAAGctatcaccacccaccctgaCGTCACGGAAGCATGTGTGGTTGGCATCCCTGACGCACTGAAGGGGCAGATGCCGTTTGCTTTCATCAGCACTTCCCACGGAGCGGCAACTacaaaagagaagaaggagaaacTGTTTCAGGAGATACAGACCCTGGTCAGGAAGCAAGTGGGTGCTATTGcgagtttgggggggatgattGAGGGTAAGGGGATGATTCCCAAGACGAGGTCAGGGAAGAcgctgaggagggtgttgaaggagttATTGGAGAATGCGGTGcatggggaggtggacaaGGAGTTGAATGTTCCCAGTACGGTGGAGGAtatgggggttgtggaggtggctagggggaaggtgagggagtaCTTTGtggagttggagaggaaggggaagtggCATGCGAGcattgaggggagggagaaggcgaagCTTTAA
- a CDS encoding hypothetical protein (COG:L; EggNog:ENOG503Q477), with protein MPRGRPRKIPLAPPAKPKGPTEQNLQRFDPWNSSSTGHQRAETRGPQGWRVSRFKKMNYQFKGGNGGGDEFMGDTVGCGSNEYDEKLGLYIPKEVRELATGERKSVLEMLRNPSKKRKAEEEHEMRKKKPPIPAKPPASVPPQQHEEGGDGLTAEEREIFARMEAEEQEAQLLLLKQRPIPTTEGNDHEDEEDGLTPEERAAIARLEQEERETSHTSRSFTLPELDDEEEVVEEDPRPTGKPRFFASPKATRNSKSSSTAIYHPPANLSPPTVKPQSRDSPTKSPSAPDSPEKGIFDNLVIYINGSTYPAISDHMLKHLLATNGASVALHLAKKQVTHVILGKSSFAGGGLAAQKLQKEIKTIRGRGVKFVSVDWVMESIKAGKRQPEGRFVESTVNKRQGGSGGWALCKDSSSSTNKYTVNATLLSTVKCGIPCDGGRGWK; from the coding sequence ATGCCTCGAGGACGACCACGAAAGATACCACTGGCACCCCCGGCAAAACCAAAAGGCCCAACAGAACAGAATCTCCAGCGCTTCGACCCTTGGAACTCATCATCGACAGGCCACCAGCGTGCCGAAACGCGCGGTCCGCAAGGATGGAGGGTGTCACGGTTCAAAAAGATGAACTACCAGTTCAAGGGGGGGAACGGCGGAGGTGATGAGTTTATGGGTGACACAGTGGGCTGCGGGTCGAACGAGTATGATGAGAAGCTGGGGTTATACATACcaaaggaggtgagggaaCTGGCGACAGGGGAAAGGAAGAGTGTGCTGGAAATGTTGAGGAATCCAAGTAAGAAGCGGAaagcggaggaggaacatgaaatgaggaagaagaagccgccAATACCAGCAAAGCCACCGGCATCAgtaccaccacaacaacatgaggagggtggggatgggctAACAGCGGAAGAAAGAGAGATCTTTGCGAGGATGGAAGCAGAGGAGCAAGAAGCTCAACTGCTACTCTTGAAGCAAAGGCCAATACCCACCACAGAAGGGAACGATcacgaagatgaagaggatggatTAACTCCAGAAGAAAGAGCTGCGATTGCTCGATTAGAGCAAGAAGAACGGGAAACCTCACATACGTCGAGATCCTTTACACTTCCAGAgctcgatgacgaggaggaagtagTCGAAGAGGACCCAAGACCTACCGGAAAGCCTCGCTTCTTCGCCTCGCCAAAGGCTACTCGCAACAGCAAGTCATCCTCCACAGCAATATACCACCCACCCGCAAACTtatcaccacccaccgtCAAACCCCAATCACGAGACTCCCCTACCAAGTCACCATCCGCACCAGACTCCCCTGAAAAGGGTATCTTCGACAACCTCGTCATCTACATCAACGGCTCCACTTACCCAGCCATCTCAGACCACATGCTCAAGCACCTCCTTGCCACCAACGGCGCGAGCGTCGCCCTCCACCTAGCAAAGAAACAAGTCACACATGTCATCTTGGGGAAATCCAGCTTTGCCGGCGGTGGGCTCGCTGCTCAAAAGCTACAAAAAGAGATCAAGACCatccgaggccgaggcgTCAAATTTGTCAGCGTTGACTGGGTCATGGAAAGCATCAAGGCAGGAAAGCGCCAGCCAGAGGGGAGATTTGTAGAGAGCACAGTGAATAAACGACAGGGCGGGTCTGGGGGGTGGGCTCTTTgcaaagacagcagcagcagcacaaacAAGTATACAGTAAACGCAACCCTCTTGTCTACTGTAAAATGTGGTATACCTTGCgatgggggaaggggttggaaaTAG